In the Grimontia kaedaensis genome, one interval contains:
- a CDS encoding PstS family phosphate ABC transporter substrate-binding protein, with protein MKLKALIAASTVCLSVFAANNAAAATRDYISIVGSSTVYPFATVVAERFGRTSEFSVPKIESTGSGGGLKLFCAGVGENTPDITNASRKIKSSEIELCAKNGVKDITEIKVGYDGIAFANSKKSEQFDISLKDLFTALAKVVPDANGNLIENPNKTWKDVNPSLPATKIEVLGPPPTSGTRDAFVELAMEGGCKQYPELKAMKKQDKKKYKAVCHGIREDGAFIEAGENDNLIVQKLDANPNAFGIFGYSFLEQNSDKVQGAKIGGVVPTFDAIGDGSYPVSRSLYFYVKNAHADVIPGLKDYVTAFTSEDAIGDEGYLTDRGLIPLSARDWKLVRNDAVGLKPNL; from the coding sequence GTGAAACTTAAGGCTCTGATTGCGGCATCGACAGTATGCCTGTCAGTATTCGCTGCGAATAACGCTGCTGCAGCGACTCGTGACTACATTAGCATTGTTGGTTCTTCAACAGTGTACCCGTTTGCTACCGTTGTAGCTGAACGCTTTGGTCGCACTTCAGAATTCTCTGTACCGAAAATCGAATCTACCGGTTCTGGCGGTGGTCTGAAACTGTTCTGTGCAGGTGTGGGTGAAAACACCCCAGACATCACTAACGCATCGCGCAAAATCAAAAGCTCTGAAATCGAGCTGTGTGCAAAGAACGGCGTTAAAGACATCACTGAAATCAAAGTAGGTTACGACGGCATCGCTTTCGCTAACTCTAAAAAGTCTGAGCAGTTCGATATCTCTCTGAAAGATCTTTTCACTGCACTGGCTAAAGTTGTTCCCGATGCGAACGGCAACCTCATCGAAAACCCGAACAAAACCTGGAAAGACGTTAACCCTTCTCTTCCAGCGACCAAAATTGAAGTTCTGGGCCCACCACCAACGTCTGGTACTCGCGATGCATTCGTAGAGCTGGCAATGGAAGGCGGCTGTAAGCAATACCCAGAGCTGAAAGCGATGAAGAAGCAAGACAAGAAGAAGTACAAAGCAGTTTGTCACGGCATTCGTGAAGATGGCGCGTTCATCGAAGCGGGTGAGAACGACAACCTGATCGTACAGAAACTGGACGCGAACCCTAACGCATTCGGCATCTTCGGTTACAGCTTCCTCGAGCAAAACTCTGACAAAGTTCAGGGTGCGAAAATCGGTGGTGTAGTACCAACGTTTGATGCGATTGGTGACGGCTCTTACCCAGTATCTCGTTCGCTTTACTTCTACGTGAAAAACGCACACGCAGATGTGATTCCTGGCCTGAAAGATTACGTAACGGCCTTCACTTCTGAAGATGCGATTGGTGACGAAGGTTACCTGACTGACCGTGGTCTGATTCCGCTGTCAGCGCGTGATTGGAAACTGGTTCGTAACGACGCGGTTGGTTTGAAACCAAACCTGTAA
- the pstC gene encoding phosphate ABC transporter permease subunit PstC has protein sequence MQTSTLMVIVALFAISAFVLAKKRSREVATIEGGLKKLHSRPAYYGSFAAILAAVPAVILLLIWQAIEPSLVHSLVMAQIPSSTLQAHESMTLLYSQIVHIANGVLKTEDPALLAASEHYHHLQSIGLTLRWVAVLTASLVGLAAGWRMVRPKLKARHYVEKCLQIFLMFCSTLAILTTAGIVLSVLFEAIRFFQIIPVTDFLFGTQWSPQIALRADQQGASGAFGAIPLFTGTLMISFIAMCIAAPIGLMSAIYLAEYATPRVRNIVKPILEILAGIPTVVYGFFAALTAAPFIRDVAESIGLSNVSSESALAAGAVMGVMIIPFVSSLSDDVITAVPQSLRDGSLGLGATRSETIRKVVLPAALPGIVGGLLLAVSRAIGETMIVVMAAGLSANLTANPLDSVTTVTVQIVTLLVGDQEFDSPKTLAAFALGLTLFVVTLALNFVALRIVKKYREQYD, from the coding sequence ATGCAGACGTCCACATTGATGGTGATAGTCGCGCTGTTTGCAATAAGCGCTTTTGTACTCGCCAAAAAACGCTCCAGGGAAGTGGCTACCATTGAAGGTGGTTTGAAAAAACTTCACTCCCGACCAGCCTACTATGGTTCCTTTGCTGCAATTTTAGCAGCGGTGCCTGCGGTGATTCTTCTTCTGATCTGGCAAGCCATAGAACCTAGTCTGGTTCACTCTCTGGTGATGGCCCAGATCCCGTCATCCACGCTACAAGCGCACGAAAGTATGACACTGCTTTACAGCCAAATCGTGCACATTGCGAATGGCGTTTTAAAGACCGAAGATCCGGCGCTGCTTGCAGCATCAGAACACTACCACCACCTACAAAGTATCGGACTGACACTGAGATGGGTAGCAGTACTGACTGCGTCTCTGGTAGGTTTGGCGGCTGGCTGGCGAATGGTTCGGCCAAAGCTCAAGGCGCGCCACTATGTGGAAAAATGCCTGCAAATATTCCTGATGTTCTGTTCAACATTGGCGATCCTGACGACGGCAGGCATCGTGCTTTCTGTGTTGTTCGAAGCGATTCGCTTTTTCCAGATTATCCCGGTCACGGACTTCCTGTTCGGAACGCAATGGTCACCGCAGATTGCCCTGCGTGCAGACCAACAAGGTGCAAGCGGCGCATTTGGTGCGATTCCGCTGTTCACTGGTACCTTGATGATTTCCTTTATCGCCATGTGTATTGCAGCCCCCATCGGTTTGATGAGTGCGATTTACCTGGCCGAATATGCCACGCCACGGGTGCGCAATATCGTTAAACCTATTCTGGAAATCCTCGCGGGTATTCCAACCGTGGTTTACGGCTTTTTTGCTGCGCTGACGGCTGCACCTTTTATCCGCGATGTGGCCGAATCGATTGGACTGAGCAATGTTTCCTCGGAAAGTGCGTTGGCAGCAGGTGCCGTCATGGGCGTGATGATCATTCCTTTTGTTTCATCACTGTCTGATGACGTGATTACCGCAGTGCCCCAGTCTCTTCGTGATGGCTCACTTGGCCTCGGTGCGACACGTTCAGAAACCATTCGCAAAGTCGTGTTACCCGCGGCGCTCCCAGGCATCGTGGGTGGTTTGTTACTTGCCGTTTCACGTGCGATTGGTGAAACCATGATCGTGGTGATGGCCGCAGGCTTGTCGGCAAACCTCACTGCTAACCCGCTGGATTCTGTCACTACCGTCACCGTTCAAATCGTGACCTTGCTGGTGGGTGACCAAGAGTTTGACAGCCCTAAAACGCTGGCTGCGTTCGCACTGGGCCTGACATTGTTCGTTGTAACACTGGCGCTTAACTTTGTTGCACTTCGAATCGTGAAGAAATATCGAGAGCAGTATGACTGA
- the pstA gene encoding phosphate ABC transporter permease PstA yields MTDKLLKLAETKRERVKAGVARRRAKEKRFRFYGIASISMAFAFLIVLMTTIFSEGYTAFFTTEIELQVDLSPEALGIDGDETDPKVLMGASFRKVLRQSLREEIAVDGRKQRRALYSFISNGAEYDLRDKVMADPSLIGQTITYWAQAGDNFNQYNKGNIKASTPEDGRQFKNLQIEWYDELKSEDRVRTVFNTKFFTNGDSRDPELAGIWGATVGSFYTLLVTLILSFPIGVAAAIYLEEFAPRNRATELIEININNLAAVPSIVFGLLGLAVFLNVADLPRSAPVVGGLVLTLMTLPTIIISSRAAIKAVPPSVRDAALGVGASKMQMVLHHVLPLAMPGMLTGTIIGMAQALGETAPLLMIGMVAFIVDVPSGPLDAATALPVQIYLWAENPEKGFVENTSGAIMVLLAFLALMNACAVIMRKRLERRW; encoded by the coding sequence ATGACTGATAAATTATTAAAACTGGCAGAGACCAAACGCGAGCGTGTCAAAGCGGGTGTAGCCCGTCGTCGTGCCAAAGAGAAACGTTTCCGCTTCTACGGTATTGCTTCGATTTCGATGGCGTTTGCGTTTTTGATTGTCTTGATGACCACCATTTTTTCCGAAGGTTACACCGCGTTTTTCACCACGGAAATTGAGCTTCAGGTAGATCTTTCTCCCGAAGCGCTCGGCATTGATGGTGATGAAACCGATCCTAAAGTGCTGATGGGTGCGAGCTTTCGCAAAGTGCTTCGTCAGTCCCTTCGTGAAGAGATAGCTGTCGACGGCCGAAAACAACGCCGTGCGCTATACAGCTTCATTTCTAATGGCGCGGAATATGACCTGCGTGACAAGGTAATGGCTGACCCATCTTTGATTGGACAGACCATCACTTACTGGGCACAAGCAGGCGATAACTTTAACCAGTACAACAAAGGCAACATCAAGGCGAGCACGCCGGAAGATGGTCGTCAGTTCAAAAACCTTCAAATCGAATGGTATGACGAACTGAAAAGTGAAGACCGTGTGCGCACAGTATTTAACACCAAGTTCTTCACCAACGGTGACAGCCGTGACCCTGAGCTGGCTGGTATTTGGGGTGCAACAGTGGGCTCCTTCTACACCTTGCTGGTGACCTTGATACTTAGCTTCCCAATTGGCGTGGCTGCAGCGATTTATCTGGAAGAGTTTGCGCCACGTAACCGCGCGACCGAACTCATTGAAATCAATATCAACAACCTCGCGGCTGTGCCATCTATCGTTTTCGGTCTGCTGGGTCTGGCGGTGTTCCTGAATGTGGCTGACTTGCCGCGTTCGGCGCCGGTGGTGGGTGGTTTGGTGCTGACACTGATGACACTGCCAACCATTATTATTTCCAGCCGCGCAGCAATCAAAGCAGTCCCACCTTCGGTGCGTGATGCTGCATTGGGTGTAGGCGCGTCGAAAATGCAGATGGTGCTTCACCACGTACTGCCGCTGGCCATGCCAGGCATGCTGACCGGTACCATTATCGGCATGGCACAGGCACTGGGTGAAACCGCTCCGCTTCTGATGATTGGTATGGTGGCGTTCATTGTTGACGTTCCTTCTGGTCCGCTGGATGCAGCCACCGCGCTACCAGTACAAATTTATCTCTGGGCTGAAAACCCGGAAAAAGGTTTTGTTGAGAACACCTCAGGCGCAATCATGGTATTGCTGGCGTTCTTGGCACTGATGAATGCATGTGCCGTTATCATGCGTAAGCGCCTTGAGCGCAGATGGTAG
- the pstB gene encoding phosphate ABC transporter ATP-binding protein PstB produces MTARDVSVSYEGGAKSAIRNINLDIGEKQVLAMIGPSGCGKSTFLRCLNRMNDTVPGCEVKGEILLDGHNIYAKEQEIVELRSQVGMVFQRPNPFPKSIYDNVAYGPRIHGLVDGKDELDGVIEESLRRAGLWAEVADRLDQPATGLSGGQQQRLCIARTIAIAPEVILMDEPCSALDPIATGIIEELISELKENFSIVMVTHSMSQAKRVSDRTAYFHLGDLVEVNETARVFEDPEHKLTRDYIGGRFG; encoded by the coding sequence ATGACGGCACGCGATGTTAGCGTGAGCTACGAAGGCGGCGCGAAATCAGCAATTCGGAACATCAATCTCGACATTGGTGAGAAACAGGTGCTGGCGATGATTGGCCCATCAGGCTGTGGTAAGTCTACCTTTCTGCGCTGTCTGAACCGTATGAACGACACTGTTCCTGGTTGTGAAGTGAAAGGTGAAATCCTGCTGGATGGTCATAACATCTATGCCAAAGAGCAGGAAATCGTTGAGCTTCGTTCACAGGTGGGCATGGTATTCCAGCGTCCAAACCCGTTCCCGAAATCTATTTACGACAACGTGGCTTACGGCCCGCGTATTCATGGCTTGGTGGATGGAAAAGATGAACTGGATGGCGTGATTGAAGAATCGCTGCGCCGTGCAGGTCTTTGGGCTGAAGTGGCAGACCGCCTTGATCAGCCAGCAACGGGTCTTTCAGGTGGTCAGCAGCAGCGTCTTTGTATCGCCCGTACTATCGCGATTGCACCAGAAGTTATCCTTATGGATGAGCCTTGTTCAGCGCTTGACCCGATTGCCACGGGCATCATCGAAGAGCTGATCAGTGAACTGAAAGAGAACTTCAGTATCGTGATGGTGACACACTCCATGTCTCAGGCGAAGCGTGTTTCTGACCGCACTGCGTATTTCCATTTAGGTGACTTGGTAGAAGTGAACGAAACAGCGCGTGTTTTCGAAGACCCAGAGCACAAGCTGACCCGCGACTACATCGGTGGCCGTTTCGGTTAA